One genomic window of Planctomycetota bacterium includes the following:
- the floA gene encoding flotillin-like protein FloA (flotillin-like protein involved in membrane lipid rafts) — MFTPLALDVVFLADTSPLAVVGLVILILFLVVIGLILLRFVGLWVRCIMTKARISLLDLIGMSLRKVDPKIIVGCKIMAVQAGIPLETRDLESHYLAGGHPVNVVRALIAADRANIELDFKTGAAIDLAGRNIQEAVALSVLPKVIDVPTPETGKTTIDAVAKDGIQLKAKARVTVRANLERLVGGATEETIIARVGEGIVTTIGSAQSYKDVLENPDSISKRVLEKGLDAGTAFEILSIDIADVDVGDNIGARLQADQAEANKRMFQAEAEQRRAAAAAREQEMRALVEENRAKVVLAEAEIPKAIAEAFRSGNLGIMDYYRMKNIQADTGMRNSIGHSAEPPKPDHSGA; from the coding sequence ATGTTCACGCCGCTCGCTCTGGATGTCGTCTTCCTCGCCGACACGAGCCCCCTCGCCGTCGTCGGCCTCGTCATCCTTATCCTCTTCCTTGTGGTCATCGGCCTAATCCTCCTGAGATTCGTCGGCCTCTGGGTCCGCTGCATCATGACCAAGGCCCGGATCAGCCTCCTGGATCTCATCGGCATGTCGCTCCGCAAGGTCGACCCCAAGATCATCGTCGGCTGCAAGATCATGGCCGTCCAGGCAGGAATCCCGCTGGAAACGCGCGACCTGGAAAGCCACTACCTGGCGGGCGGCCACCCGGTCAACGTGGTGCGGGCCCTGATCGCCGCCGATCGGGCGAACATCGAACTCGATTTCAAAACCGGAGCCGCCATTGACCTCGCGGGACGCAACATCCAGGAGGCCGTGGCCCTGTCCGTCCTGCCGAAGGTTATCGACGTGCCGACCCCCGAGACGGGCAAGACCACCATTGACGCCGTCGCCAAGGACGGCATCCAGTTGAAGGCCAAGGCGCGCGTCACCGTGCGGGCGAACCTCGAGCGCCTCGTCGGCGGGGCGACCGAGGAGACCATCATCGCCCGCGTCGGCGAAGGCATCGTGACGACCATCGGCTCCGCCCAGTCGTACAAGGACGTGCTGGAAAACCCGGACTCGATCTCGAAACGCGTCCTGGAGAAGGGCCTGGACGCGGGCACGGCCTTCGAGATCCTCTCGATCGACATCGCGGACGTGGACGTCGGCGACAATATCGGCGCCCGGCTCCAGGCGGACCAGGCGGAGGCCAACAAGCGCATGTTCCAAGCCGAGGCCGAGCAGCGCCGCGCCGCCGCCGCCGCTCGCGAACAGGAAATGCGCGCCCTCGTCGAGGAAAACCGCGCCAAGGTCGTCCTCGCCGAGGCCGAGATCCCGAAGGCCATCGCCGAGGCGTTCCGCAGCGGCAATCTCGGCATCATGGACTACTACCGCATGAAGAACATCCAGGCCGACACGGGCATGCGCAATTCGATCGGCCACAGCGCCGAACCGCCGAAACCGGACCATTCCGGCGCGTAA
- a CDS encoding SpoIIE family protein phosphatase, which produces MAGAAESYEAKCRRNLEVILGIARRLGSEPRLDPLLENIATETSNLLDAERVTLFLYDRKKNELYSRIATESEIEEIRIPADRGIAGAVAQAGGSFCLNIPDAYADPRFNPEVDRRTGWRTRNIVAVPMLNLDGELVGVLEAMNKRSGEFLEDDCNLLSALAAQAGVALERARLLEEFLAKRRLENEMELARDIQMGLLPQNPPQLAGFDLAGWSQPSEYAGGDFYDLFPWGEHRVGLMLGDAVGHGVGPALLAAETRALVLALAMHENRPGKVLADANRLLAQDVTEGRFVTLALAVLDGARGTVRYASAGQGPLVILRRNGEAEHLDATGLPLGVLPEAAVECRPPLKFAPGDALLLLSDGIYECDTAGGGMLGLDTVLETARRHRERSAEDILRALAELTEKVNPNGHFRDDRTGVVAKRTA; this is translated from the coding sequence ATGGCCGGCGCGGCAGAATCCTACGAGGCCAAGTGCCGACGGAATCTCGAAGTCATCCTCGGCATCGCACGCCGCCTCGGCTCTGAGCCCCGCCTCGATCCGCTGCTGGAAAACATCGCCACGGAGACCTCGAACCTCCTCGACGCCGAACGCGTCACCCTGTTCCTCTACGACCGCAAGAAGAACGAACTCTACAGCCGCATCGCCACCGAGAGCGAAATCGAGGAGATCCGCATCCCGGCCGACCGCGGCATCGCCGGCGCCGTCGCCCAGGCCGGCGGTTCTTTCTGCCTCAACATTCCCGACGCCTACGCCGACCCGCGCTTCAATCCCGAAGTGGATCGCAGAACCGGCTGGCGCACCCGCAACATCGTCGCCGTCCCCATGCTGAACCTCGATGGGGAACTGGTCGGCGTCCTGGAGGCGATGAACAAGCGCAGCGGCGAGTTCCTCGAGGACGATTGCAACCTGCTTTCGGCCCTGGCGGCCCAGGCGGGCGTGGCGCTGGAGCGGGCGAGGCTGCTGGAAGAGTTCCTCGCCAAACGCCGACTCGAAAACGAAATGGAACTCGCACGCGACATCCAGATGGGCCTCCTGCCCCAGAACCCGCCGCAACTTGCCGGCTTCGACCTCGCCGGCTGGAGCCAGCCATCCGAGTACGCCGGCGGCGACTTCTACGACCTCTTCCCCTGGGGCGAGCATCGGGTCGGCCTCATGCTCGGTGATGCCGTGGGCCACGGCGTCGGCCCTGCCCTTCTCGCCGCCGAAACCCGCGCGCTCGTCCTCGCCCTGGCGATGCACGAGAATCGCCCCGGGAAGGTCCTCGCCGACGCCAACCGCCTCCTCGCCCAGGACGTGACCGAGGGCCGATTCGTCACCCTCGCTCTGGCCGTGCTCGATGGCGCGCGGGGCACGGTCCGCTATGCCAGCGCCGGCCAGGGCCCGCTCGTCATCCTCCGCCGAAACGGCGAGGCCGAGCACCTCGATGCCACGGGGCTTCCGCTCGGCGTCCTGCCCGAGGCGGCCGTCGAGTGCCGGCCGCCCCTGAAGTTCGCGCCCGGCGACGCCCTGCTTCTCCTTTCGGACGGAATCTACGAGTGCGACACGGCCGGCGGCGGAATGCTCGGCCTCGACACCGTCCTCGAAACCGCACGCCGCCACCGCGAACGCTCCGCCGAGGACATCCTTCGCGCCCTGGCCGAACTCACGGAAAAAGTGAACCCGAACGGGCACTTCCGCGACGACCGCACTGGCGTCGTCGCCAAGCGCACCGCCTGA
- the murA gene encoding UDP-N-acetylglucosamine 1-carboxyvinyltransferase, with translation MVVTGGRALRGRVRASGAKNAALPIMASAILADSPMRLKNVPDLADIRTMSRLLGELGVRVEREANGDLVLETVDEAAVLADRDIMKTMRAGICVLGPLVAKRGRAKVHLPGGCVIGQRPVDIHLKGLAALGAEIEVEHGYIIGKCGRLRGAEMYLGGPFGSTVTGTENVLMAAVLAEGETVIDCAACEPEVQDLAGVLVAMGARISGVGSPRLFVEGVRSLHGVEHTVIPDRIEAGTFLVAGAATGGDVTVEGARWSDLFALISTLREAGVEVEHTKDTVRVRPNGRLRSVDVTALPFPGFPTDLQAQMMALLARAQGNSIIIEKVYPDRFMHVAELVRMRADIRKEGNVAVVHGVDRLSGAEVMASDLRASAALVVAGLVAEGETTIERIYHLDRGYERMEEKLSSLGAEVRRVKVT, from the coding sequence ATGGTGGTGACGGGCGGGCGGGCCCTGCGGGGCCGCGTGCGGGCGAGCGGGGCGAAGAACGCGGCACTTCCGATTATGGCGTCGGCGATTCTGGCCGACTCCCCCATGCGCCTGAAGAACGTGCCCGACCTGGCGGACATCCGGACTATGAGCCGCCTCCTCGGCGAGTTGGGCGTCCGGGTCGAGCGCGAGGCAAACGGCGACCTCGTCCTGGAAACTGTGGACGAAGCCGCGGTGCTGGCGGACCGGGATATCATGAAGACGATGCGCGCCGGGATCTGCGTGCTCGGGCCGCTTGTGGCGAAGCGCGGCCGCGCGAAAGTCCATTTGCCGGGCGGCTGCGTCATCGGGCAGAGACCCGTGGACATCCACCTCAAGGGGCTGGCGGCCCTCGGGGCTGAGATTGAGGTCGAGCACGGGTACATCATCGGGAAGTGCGGGCGGCTCCGGGGGGCGGAGATGTATCTGGGCGGGCCGTTCGGCTCGACGGTCACCGGGACGGAGAACGTTCTGATGGCGGCGGTGCTGGCCGAGGGCGAGACGGTGATTGACTGCGCCGCCTGCGAGCCGGAGGTCCAGGACCTGGCCGGCGTCCTGGTGGCGATGGGCGCGAGAATCTCGGGCGTCGGTTCGCCGAGGCTCTTCGTGGAAGGCGTGCGGAGCCTGCACGGCGTGGAGCACACGGTCATTCCCGACCGGATTGAGGCGGGGACGTTCCTCGTCGCGGGGGCGGCGACGGGGGGCGATGTGACGGTCGAGGGCGCGCGGTGGAGCGACCTGTTTGCGCTCATCAGCACGCTTCGGGAGGCGGGCGTCGAGGTGGAGCACACGAAGGACACGGTGCGCGTCCGTCCGAACGGGAGGCTTCGGAGCGTGGACGTGACGGCGCTGCCGTTCCCGGGCTTTCCGACGGACCTTCAGGCGCAGATGATGGCGCTCCTGGCGCGGGCCCAGGGCAACAGCATCATCATCGAGAAGGTTTATCCGGACCGTTTCATGCACGTGGCGGAACTGGTGCGGATGCGGGCGGACATCCGCAAAGAAGGGAACGTCGCCGTCGTGCACGGGGTGGACCGCCTGAGCGGGGCAGAGGTGATGGCGAGCGACCTGAGAGCGTCGGCGGCGCTCGTGGTCGCGGGGCTGGTGGCCGAGGGGGAAACCACGATCGAACGCATCTACCACCTGGACCGCGGCTACGAGCGGATGGAGGAGAAACTGTCGAGCCTCGGGGCCGAGGTACGGCGGGTCAAGGTGACTTAG
- a CDS encoding Mth938-like domain-containing protein, whose translation MPSAPGEAAMHIDEYAFGRMVVDGKTYRKDLILLPEGVREDWWRDEGHSLVEADLADVFQAKPEVLVIGTGAHGIMGVPPAVRRALDEAGIQAIIERTGEAVGRYNALAAAGTRVAGAFHLTC comes from the coding sequence GTGCCGAGCGCCCCCGGCGAGGCGGCCATGCACATCGACGAGTATGCGTTCGGGCGGATGGTGGTGGACGGGAAGACCTATCGCAAGGACCTCATCCTGCTGCCCGAAGGCGTCCGCGAAGACTGGTGGCGCGACGAGGGTCACTCGCTCGTGGAAGCCGACCTGGCGGATGTGTTTCAGGCTAAGCCCGAGGTCCTGGTGATCGGGACGGGGGCGCACGGCATCATGGGGGTGCCGCCGGCGGTTCGCCGGGCGCTCGATGAGGCGGGCATCCAGGCAATCATCGAGCGGACGGGCGAAGCCGTCGGGCGCTATAACGCGCTTGCCGCGGCCGGAACGCGCGTCGCGGGAGCGTTTCACCTGACGTGTTAA
- a CDS encoding HesA/MoeB/ThiF family protein, whose amino-acid sequence MSKDQASRYERHLALAGIGAEGQRRLLGSSALVVGAGGLGSATILYLAAVGVGRLGILDDEQVELSNLNRQVIHRTADVGRPKVARAVEAVCALTPDCTVEPVAERLTPRNARAIVRRFDLVLDCTDNFPTRFLLSDACWFEKKPLVSAAVQRLEGMLLAVLPEKGSPCYRCLVPESPEPQDRAIFGAVPGVLGTLQAMEAVKVLLGIGSDLAHRLLVYDGLAGTFRTVRRTRDPACPLCGDHPTITDLPG is encoded by the coding sequence TTGAGCAAGGATCAGGCTTCCCGCTACGAGCGGCACCTCGCACTTGCCGGCATCGGGGCCGAGGGACAGCGCCGGCTCCTCGGGTCGAGCGCACTGGTGGTCGGGGCGGGCGGGCTCGGGTCGGCGACGATTCTTTACCTGGCGGCCGTCGGCGTTGGGCGATTGGGCATCCTGGACGACGAGCAGGTGGAACTGTCGAACCTGAATCGGCAGGTGATCCACCGGACGGCCGACGTCGGCCGGCCCAAGGTCGCAAGGGCCGTCGAAGCGGTGTGTGCCCTGACTCCCGACTGCACGGTCGAGCCGGTGGCGGAACGGCTGACGCCCCGAAACGCCCGGGCGATCGTCCGCCGGTTCGATCTCGTGCTCGATTGCACCGACAATTTCCCGACGCGGTTCCTTCTGTCGGACGCCTGCTGGTTCGAAAAGAAGCCGCTCGTCTCCGCCGCCGTCCAGCGGTTGGAAGGGATGCTGCTGGCGGTCCTTCCGGAGAAGGGTAGCCCGTGCTACCGGTGCCTCGTGCCGGAGTCGCCGGAGCCGCAGGACCGCGCGATCTTCGGGGCGGTTCCCGGCGTCCTGGGGACGCTCCAGGCGATGGAGGCTGTCAAGGTGCTCCTGGGCATCGGATCGGACCTGGCGCATCGGCTGCTGGTGTACGACGGCCTTGCGGGGACTTTCCGGACGGTCCGGCGGACGCGCGACCCGGCATGCCCGCTCTGCGGCGACCATCCGACGATCACGGACCTGCCGGGCTAA
- the nth gene encoding endonuclease III: MVVAKSDADRKRRASRIADRLIQTYPDAACRLNFSTPFELLVATILAAQCTDDKVNEVTAKLFRRANTPEALARMRLATLEAAVRPTGFFRNKAKAVRNMSRMLLDEFGGKVPHDMDQLVRLPGVARKTANVVRAATFGLPAIITDTHFIRLSRRMGLTQNEDPVKIEADVAALLPQDRWSAFSHAMLFHGRAVCEAKKPKCDACAVADECPSAFKFPHFQKAKGG; this comes from the coding sequence ATCGTGGTCGCGAAATCGGATGCGGACCGGAAGAGACGGGCTTCCCGGATCGCCGACCGGCTCATCCAAACATACCCCGATGCCGCGTGCCGACTCAACTTCTCGACGCCTTTTGAACTCCTCGTCGCGACGATCCTGGCCGCCCAGTGCACCGACGACAAGGTGAACGAGGTCACCGCGAAACTCTTCCGTCGAGCCAACACGCCCGAGGCCCTCGCGCGGATGCGCCTGGCGACCCTCGAGGCCGCGGTCCGGCCGACCGGCTTCTTCCGCAACAAGGCCAAGGCCGTCCGCAACATGAGCCGGATGCTCCTCGACGAATTCGGCGGCAAAGTGCCGCACGACATGGACCAACTCGTCCGCCTGCCGGGCGTCGCGCGGAAGACCGCCAACGTGGTCCGCGCGGCGACGTTCGGCCTGCCCGCCATCATCACCGACACGCACTTCATTCGCCTCAGCCGACGGATGGGCCTCACGCAAAACGAAGACCCCGTGAAGATCGAGGCCGACGTGGCCGCCCTGCTGCCGCAGGACCGATGGTCGGCCTTCAGCCACGCGATGCTTTTCCATGGCCGGGCGGTCTGCGAGGCGAAAAAACCGAAGTGCGACGCCTGCGCCGTCGCGGACGAGTGCCCCTCGGCCTTCAAGTTCCCGCACTTCCAGAAGGCAAAAGGCGGTTAG
- a CDS encoding RNA 2'-phosphotransferase, whose translation MDERLSRFLAFVLRHHPEEANLTLDEHGAAGIEELVAAVCAHPGLESITRERIERLVTGQSPPRFELMGDRIRARYGHSLAQPVRYEPAEPPDSLFHGTTPETAETILTEGLNPIQRQYVHLSSDTPVAREVGGRHCPEPVILRIDTASARKAGVRFYPAGPTVWLSDPLPPECITRAE comes from the coding sequence GTGGACGAGCGCCTCAGCCGGTTTCTTGCCTTTGTCCTCCGCCATCACCCCGAGGAGGCGAACCTTACGCTCGACGAACACGGGGCCGCGGGCATCGAAGAACTCGTGGCGGCGGTGTGTGCCCACCCCGGACTCGAATCCATTACGCGCGAGCGGATCGAGCGCCTGGTGACCGGCCAGTCGCCCCCGCGGTTCGAACTCATGGGCGATCGCATCCGCGCCCGCTACGGCCACAGTCTCGCCCAGCCGGTCCGATACGAACCGGCGGAGCCTCCCGACAGCCTCTTTCACGGCACGACGCCGGAGACAGCCGAAACGATCCTCACCGAGGGCCTCAATCCGATCCAACGCCAGTATGTCCATCTTTCCTCCGACACCCCCGTCGCCCGCGAGGTCGGAGGCCGACACTGCCCGGAGCCGGTCATCCTCCGGATTGACACCGCCAGCGCCCGCAAGGCGGGCGTGCGATTCTACCCCGCCGGGCCGACTGTCTGGCTCTCGGACCCCCTGCCGCCCGAGTGCATCACGCGGGCCGAGTAG
- the prmC gene encoding peptide chain release factor N(5)-glutamine methyltransferase, with the protein MPDETPWTVGRLLEWTQKFFEKKGISQPRLEAEILLAHALGTERIGLYLAYEREVETDARARFREWVQRRADGEPTRYLVGGCEFMSLAFKVSPGCLIPRPETELVVEEVMARCGKTRGRAPAAEDASAGAAVAVIDLCTGCGCVAVSVAVHVPESRVVATDVSAPALAMARVNAAAHGVADRVTFLEGDLYEALEAAGAAPADFLVANPPYVAEAEWKTLQPEIRNHEPREALVAGPEGTEVIERIVQGAPAHLKPEGTLVVEIGAGQGPAVQNMAAGVCGLVDVEIRKDYAGHDRMLVAHRASG; encoded by the coding sequence ATGCCGGACGAAACGCCGTGGACCGTCGGCCGGCTTCTCGAGTGGACGCAGAAGTTCTTCGAGAAGAAGGGGATTTCCCAGCCGAGGCTCGAGGCGGAGATTCTCCTGGCGCACGCGCTGGGGACGGAGCGGATCGGCCTTTACCTGGCATACGAGCGCGAGGTCGAGACGGACGCCCGGGCGCGGTTTCGCGAGTGGGTGCAGCGCCGGGCGGACGGCGAGCCGACGCGGTACCTCGTGGGCGGGTGCGAGTTTATGTCGCTCGCGTTCAAGGTCAGCCCGGGGTGCCTGATCCCCCGCCCGGAGACGGAACTCGTGGTCGAGGAAGTGATGGCCCGATGCGGCAAGACGCGGGGGCGCGCGCCGGCTGCAGAGGATGCCTCGGCGGGCGCGGCGGTTGCGGTCATTGACCTTTGCACGGGTTGTGGGTGCGTGGCGGTGAGCGTGGCCGTCCACGTGCCGGAGTCCAGGGTGGTGGCGACGGACGTTTCGGCACCGGCGCTCGCGATGGCGCGGGTAAACGCGGCGGCGCACGGCGTGGCGGATCGGGTGACGTTCCTCGAGGGCGACCTGTATGAGGCGCTGGAGGCGGCCGGCGCGGCGCCGGCGGACTTTCTCGTGGCCAATCCGCCTTACGTCGCCGAGGCCGAGTGGAAGACACTTCAGCCGGAAATCCGCAACCACGAGCCGCGAGAGGCCCTCGTCGCCGGGCCCGAAGGGACCGAGGTCATCGAGCGGATCGTCCAAGGGGCGCCGGCGCACCTGAAGCCGGAGGGGACGCTCGTCGTGGAGATCGGCGCGGGGCAGGGCCCTGCCGTACAGAACATGGCGGCCGGAGTGTGTGGCCTCGTGGACGTTGAGATCCGTAAGGATTACGCGGGGCACGACCGGATGCTTGTTGCGCACCGGGCTTCGGGCTAG
- a CDS encoding DUF4190 domain-containing protein, with protein MTQMPKGTQLDRATDPEYAAVSSAAAVGLVIAVLGVWPLLLISNDWVEPPSSGADLVVSLAIFTATPLVGLVIGLLAYRQIRRSHGVLTGTRLALAGIAVGAALALVWSGWLVYKWKENDRILRELEATAYRITDELIRGRYDDVYQRLPEEFRKQQPGGSRLFRARMEQLFEGAGAVTGRRLMSLRLVPTEQGAYVAPAEMRVDLERRILQISLTLGLGPEEKWELVGFGGGPTFESMIKFDNPYDKPESSDSAPAPPATETPPPAAPKSP; from the coding sequence ATGACTCAGATGCCGAAAGGAACCCAACTCGACCGGGCCACCGACCCCGAGTACGCGGCGGTCAGCAGCGCCGCGGCCGTCGGCCTCGTCATCGCCGTCCTCGGCGTCTGGCCGCTCCTGCTGATCTCGAACGACTGGGTCGAGCCGCCTTCCTCCGGGGCCGATCTCGTGGTCAGCCTGGCGATTTTTACGGCAACTCCGCTGGTGGGGCTGGTCATCGGGTTGCTCGCCTATCGGCAGATTCGCCGGTCCCATGGCGTGCTGACGGGAACTCGTCTGGCCCTTGCCGGCATCGCCGTCGGCGCCGCCCTCGCGCTCGTGTGGAGCGGCTGGCTCGTTTACAAGTGGAAGGAAAACGACCGCATCCTTCGTGAACTCGAAGCCACCGCCTACCGGATCACCGACGAGTTGATCCGAGGACGCTACGACGACGTGTACCAGAGGCTCCCGGAGGAGTTCCGCAAACAGCAACCGGGCGGCTCGCGACTTTTCCGCGCCCGCATGGAGCAACTCTTCGAGGGCGCCGGCGCCGTCACCGGCCGGCGCCTTATGTCGCTCCGCCTCGTCCCCACCGAACAGGGCGCCTACGTCGCCCCGGCCGAAATGCGCGTTGACCTGGAGCGACGCATCCTCCAGATCTCTTTAACGCTCGGCCTCGGGCCGGAAGAAAAATGGGAATTGGTCGGTTTCGGCGGCGGGCCTACTTTCGAGAGCATGATCAAGTTCGACAACCCCTACGACAAACCCGAGTCGAGCGACAGCGCTCCGGCCCCGCCCGCAACCGAAACGCCCCCGCCCGCCGCCCCTAAGTCACCTTGA
- the prfA gene encoding peptide chain release factor 1 encodes MAETERQEKPTLAARLGQLDAQVHKIDALVSLPEIARSPAKIAGLMRERGRLMRIVAPYRRWRAAREARRDAEEILRTETEDADMRALAETEAEVQRDLEASLLGEIQERLLEREEGTDATRVMLEIRAGTGGGEAALFARDLFEMYSRYADARGWKREVLSASPTDLGGFKEVIVAMEGPDVFRRLQFESGGHRVQRVPETEAQGRIHTSAATVAVMAEPEELDIQIRPEDLEVETMRSSGPGGQNVNKVSSAVRMRHIPTGITVHMQDEKSQHRNREKALRLLTARVYDLEESKRRAERSADRKLKIGSGDRSQRVRTYNFPQNRLTDHRINFSAHNLDQVMQGRMDELLDALVEHDRAEKLKALGLVED; translated from the coding sequence ATGGCTGAAACGGAACGACAGGAAAAACCGACGCTGGCGGCGCGGCTGGGGCAACTGGACGCCCAGGTGCACAAGATCGATGCGCTCGTCAGCCTGCCGGAGATCGCGCGGTCGCCGGCGAAGATCGCCGGCCTCATGCGTGAGCGTGGCCGGCTGATGCGCATCGTGGCCCCGTACCGGCGGTGGCGGGCGGCGCGCGAGGCCCGCCGCGATGCCGAGGAAATCCTGCGGACCGAAACCGAGGACGCGGACATGCGTGCCCTGGCCGAGACCGAGGCCGAGGTCCAGCGCGACCTGGAGGCGTCGCTCCTGGGGGAGATTCAGGAGCGGCTCCTGGAGCGGGAAGAGGGGACGGACGCGACGCGGGTGATGCTGGAGATCCGCGCGGGAACGGGCGGCGGGGAGGCGGCCCTGTTTGCGCGGGACCTGTTCGAGATGTACAGCCGCTACGCCGACGCGCGAGGCTGGAAGCGCGAAGTCCTGAGCGCGAGCCCGACGGACCTGGGCGGCTTTAAGGAAGTCATCGTCGCGATGGAAGGGCCGGACGTGTTTCGGCGGCTTCAGTTCGAGTCGGGTGGGCATCGGGTCCAGCGCGTTCCGGAAACCGAGGCCCAGGGCCGGATCCACACCTCCGCCGCGACGGTGGCCGTCATGGCGGAGCCGGAGGAACTCGACATCCAGATCCGCCCCGAGGACCTCGAGGTCGAGACGATGCGTTCGAGCGGGCCGGGCGGACAGAACGTCAACAAGGTTTCGAGCGCGGTGCGGATGCGGCACATTCCGACGGGGATTACGGTGCACATGCAGGACGAGAAGAGCCAGCACCGGAACCGCGAGAAGGCGCTGCGGTTGCTGACGGCGCGGGTGTATGACCTGGAGGAATCGAAGCGGCGGGCGGAACGGTCGGCGGATCGCAAGTTGAAGATCGGGTCGGGCGACCGCAGCCAGCGGGTCCGGACCTACAACTTCCCGCAGAACCGCCTCACGGACCACCGGATCAACTTTTCGGCGCATAACCTGGACCAGGTGATGCAGGGGCGGATGGACGAGTTGCTGGACGCGCTGGTGGAGCACGACCGGGCGGAGAAATTGAAGGCGCTCGGCCTGGTGGAGGACTGA